One segment of Streptomyces sp. NBC_00576 DNA contains the following:
- a CDS encoding amino acid permease: MTDDAMTTGLTDEERLAQLGYTQVLARRMSAFSNYAVSFTIISVLSGCLTLYLFGMNTGGPAVIMWGWVAVGLMTLFVGLSMAEICSAYPTSAGLYFWAHRLAPPRTAAAWAWFTGWFNVLGQVAVTAGIDFGAASFLGAYLNLQFDFEVTPGRTILLFAGILVLHGLLNTFGVRIVGLLNSVSVWWHVVGVAVIVGALTFVPDEHQSVSFVFTEFVNNTGWGSGVYVVALGLLMAQYTFTGYDASAHMTEETHDASTAGPKGIVRSIWTSWIAGFVLLLGFTFAIQSYNDTLASPTGVPPAQILLDALGATAGKLFLLVVIGAQLFCGMASVTANSRMIYAFSRDGALPYSNLWHTVSPRTRTPVAAVWLAAFGALVLGLPYLINVTAYAAVTSIAVIGLYIAYVIPTLLRLRKGDEFQRGPWHLGRWSRAIGVVSVIWVAVITVLFMLPQLAPVTWENFNYAPIAVLVVLGFAALWWVASARYWFLNPEHARTRAREAARKGAPEPVDP; the protein is encoded by the coding sequence ATGACAGATGACGCCATGACGACTGGGCTGACGGACGAGGAACGGCTTGCCCAGCTCGGATACACCCAGGTCCTCGCCCGCCGTATGTCGGCGTTCTCCAACTACGCGGTGTCCTTCACGATCATCTCGGTCCTGTCGGGTTGCCTGACCCTGTACCTGTTCGGCATGAACACGGGCGGCCCGGCCGTGATCATGTGGGGCTGGGTCGCCGTAGGGCTCATGACCCTCTTCGTCGGGCTGTCGATGGCCGAGATCTGTTCGGCCTACCCGACCTCAGCCGGCCTGTACTTCTGGGCGCACCGGCTCGCTCCCCCTCGTACAGCCGCCGCCTGGGCCTGGTTCACCGGGTGGTTCAACGTGCTCGGGCAGGTCGCGGTGACCGCCGGCATCGACTTCGGGGCGGCCTCCTTCCTGGGCGCCTACCTGAACCTCCAGTTCGACTTCGAGGTCACCCCGGGCCGCACGATCCTGCTCTTCGCCGGCATCCTCGTCCTGCACGGGCTCCTCAACACCTTCGGCGTACGCATCGTGGGTCTGCTGAACAGCGTCAGCGTGTGGTGGCACGTGGTGGGTGTGGCCGTCATCGTCGGGGCACTGACCTTCGTACCGGACGAACACCAGTCGGTCTCCTTCGTGTTCACCGAGTTCGTGAACAACACCGGGTGGGGCAGCGGCGTCTACGTGGTCGCCCTCGGCCTGCTGATGGCCCAATACACCTTCACCGGCTACGACGCCTCCGCACACATGACCGAGGAGACCCACGACGCGTCCACGGCCGGCCCGAAAGGCATCGTCCGCTCGATCTGGACGTCCTGGATAGCGGGCTTCGTCCTCCTCCTCGGCTTCACCTTCGCCATCCAGTCGTACAACGACACGCTCGCGTCCCCGACCGGCGTACCGCCCGCCCAGATCCTCCTCGACGCGCTCGGCGCGACCGCGGGCAAGCTGTTCCTGCTGGTGGTGATCGGGGCCCAGCTGTTCTGCGGCATGGCGTCCGTCACGGCCAACTCCCGCATGATCTACGCCTTCTCACGCGACGGCGCCCTCCCCTACTCCAACCTCTGGCACACGGTCAGCCCACGCACCCGTACCCCCGTCGCGGCGGTCTGGCTGGCGGCCTTCGGGGCACTGGTCCTGGGCCTGCCCTACCTGATCAACGTGACGGCGTACGCGGCCGTGACGTCGATCGCCGTGATCGGCCTCTACATCGCGTACGTCATCCCGACACTGCTGCGGCTGCGCAAGGGCGACGAGTTCCAGCGCGGGCCATGGCATCTGGGCCGGTGGTCACGGGCCATCGGGGTGGTGTCGGTGATCTGGGTGGCTGTGATCACGGTGCTGTTCATGCTGCCCCAGCTCGCGCCGGTCACCTGGGAGAACTTCAACTACGCCCCGATCGCCGTCCTCGTGGTCCTGGGGTTCGCGGCGCTGTGGTGGGTCGCTTCGGCGCGGTACTGGTTCCTGAACCCGGAACACGCGCGGACCCGGGCACGGGAGGCGGCTCGGAAGGGGGCGCCCGAACCGGTCGATCCGTAG
- a CDS encoding cold-shock protein has product MAAGTVKWFNAEKGFGFIEQDGGGPDVFAHYSNIAAQGFRELLEGQKVTFDIAQGQKGPTAENIVLA; this is encoded by the coding sequence ATGGCTGCTGGCACCGTGAAGTGGTTCAACGCGGAAAAGGGCTTCGGCTTCATCGAGCAGGACGGTGGCGGCCCGGACGTGTTCGCCCACTACTCGAACATCGCCGCCCAGGGCTTCCGCGAGCTGCTTGAGGGCCAGAAGGTGACCTTCGACATCGCGCAGGGCCAGAAGGGCCCGACGGCCGAGAACATCGTTCTTGCCTGA
- a CDS encoding DEAD/DEAH box helicase codes for MNRTRTNDRSARTRNGGAASGRSGGRFGSSSAGRSGAPSRSGSGGYGGSGGSSRRSAAVQGEFALPETITPALPAVEGFADLDMPKELLASLSTQGVTVPFPIQAATLPNSLAGRDVLGRGRTGSGKTLAFGLALLARTVGQRAEARQPLGLVLVPTRELAQQVTDALTPYARAVKLRLATVVGGMPIGRQASALRGGAEVVVATPGRLKDLIDRGDCRLDQVSITVLDEADQMADMGFMPQVTALLDQVRPGGQRMLFSATLDRNVDLLVRRYLSDPVVHSVDPSAGAVTTMEHHVLHVHGADKHSATTEIAARDGRVIMFLDTKHAVDRLTEHLLNSGVRAAALHGGKSQPQRTRTLTQFKSGHVNVLVATNVAARGIHVDNLDLVVNVDPPTDHKDYLHRGGRTARAGESGRVVTLVTPNQRREMTRLMAAAGIVPQTTRVRAGEEALHAITGAQAPSGVPVVITAPVVERPKQRGGTSKRGGATSRGRRRPASAAHRTPARPSTASAAA; via the coding sequence ATGAACCGCACACGTACGAACGACCGCTCCGCCCGCACCCGTAACGGCGGTGCCGCCTCCGGCAGGAGCGGCGGCCGATTCGGCTCGTCGAGCGCCGGCCGGTCCGGCGCGCCGAGCCGTTCCGGCTCCGGCGGCTACGGGGGTTCCGGCGGTTCCAGCCGTCGATCCGCCGCGGTCCAGGGGGAGTTCGCCCTGCCCGAGACGATCACCCCCGCGCTTCCCGCTGTCGAGGGCTTCGCCGATCTCGACATGCCCAAGGAGTTGCTGGCCTCGCTCAGCACGCAGGGCGTGACCGTCCCCTTCCCGATCCAGGCCGCGACCCTGCCGAACTCCCTCGCCGGCCGCGACGTACTGGGCCGCGGGCGCACCGGCTCCGGCAAGACCCTCGCCTTCGGGCTGGCGCTGCTGGCCCGTACGGTCGGGCAGCGCGCCGAGGCCAGGCAGCCGCTGGGCCTGGTCCTCGTACCGACGCGTGAGCTGGCGCAGCAGGTCACCGACGCGCTCACCCCGTACGCCCGCGCCGTGAAGCTGCGGCTGGCCACTGTGGTGGGCGGGATGCCGATCGGCAGGCAGGCCAGCGCGCTGCGCGGCGGTGCCGAGGTCGTCGTCGCCACCCCCGGACGCCTCAAGGACCTCATCGACCGCGGCGACTGCCGGCTGGACCAGGTCTCCATCACCGTCCTCGACGAGGCCGACCAGATGGCCGACATGGGCTTCATGCCGCAGGTCACCGCCCTGCTCGACCAGGTCCGCCCCGGTGGCCAGCGCATGCTGTTCTCCGCCACCCTCGACCGCAACGTCGACCTGCTCGTGCGTCGCTACCTCAGCGACCCGGTCGTGCACTCCGTCGATCCCTCGGCCGGCGCGGTCACGACGATGGAGCACCACGTGCTGCACGTCCACGGCGCCGACAAGCACTCGGCCACCACCGAGATCGCCGCGCGCGACGGCCGCGTGATCATGTTCCTCGACACCAAGCACGCCGTCGACCGGCTCACCGAGCACCTCCTGAACAGCGGGGTACGGGCTGCCGCGCTGCACGGTGGGAAGTCGCAGCCGCAGCGCACCCGCACGCTGACGCAGTTCAAGTCCGGGCACGTCAACGTGCTGGTGGCGACCAATGTGGCGGCTCGCGGCATCCACGTCGACAACCTCGACCTCGTCGTCAACGTCGACCCGCCGACCGACCACAAGGACTACCTCCACCGCGGCGGCAGGACCGCCCGCGCCGGCGAGTCAGGCCGTGTCGTCACCCTGGTCACCCCGAACCAGCGCCGCGAGATGACCCGTCTCATGGCAGCGGCCGGCATCGTCCCGCAGACCACCCGCGTTCGCGCCGGCGAAGAGGCACTGCACGCCATCACCGGTGCCCAGGCCCCCTCGGGCGTCCCGGTCGTCATCACCGCACCGGTGGTCGAACGCCCCAAGCAGCGCGGCGGCACCTCGAAGCGAGGCGGCGCCACCTCACGCGGCCGACGCCGCCCCGCGTCGGCGGCCCACCGCACGCCCGCACGGCCGTCCACCGCGAGTGCGGCGGCCTGA
- a CDS encoding CBS domain-containing protein, with amino-acid sequence MTLVQMQNRPAGANPVHSTAADAMDAAGPQVWHDMTVEVALSVTAAARTGHLVLCDEDGQYVGLVTRARLAAVRDSRGYTDQIRLSDITDGSGLFTEHGSAPGVLALSR; translated from the coding sequence TTGACGCTGGTCCAGATGCAGAACCGCCCGGCAGGCGCCAACCCCGTGCACAGCACGGCGGCTGACGCCATGGACGCGGCCGGACCGCAGGTCTGGCACGACATGACCGTCGAGGTGGCACTGTCGGTCACGGCCGCCGCCCGCACGGGGCATCTGGTCCTCTGCGACGAGGACGGCCAGTACGTCGGCCTCGTCACCCGGGCCCGGCTCGCCGCCGTTCGGGACAGCCGTGGCTACACGGATCAGATTCGCTTGAGTGACATCACCGACGGCAGCGGGCTCTTCACCGAACACGGCAGCGCGCCGGGCGTCCTCGCCCTCTCCCGCTGA
- a CDS encoding SCO5918 family protein, translating into MRCVIARFPFDLTKSGVLESMKGIKPEPITGESVIIGRRHYPVKQVGQVVTRQDPRDFSAGEVTRAMAKLGFTCSTVPKAVPEPVESPYQLASELLGTPVAV; encoded by the coding sequence ATGCGCTGTGTCATCGCACGCTTCCCGTTCGACCTGACCAAGAGTGGCGTGCTGGAGTCGATGAAGGGCATCAAGCCCGAGCCGATCACCGGTGAGTCCGTGATCATCGGACGACGCCACTACCCCGTCAAGCAGGTCGGCCAGGTCGTCACCCGACAGGACCCCCGCGATTTCAGCGCGGGTGAGGTCACGCGGGCCATGGCCAAGCTCGGCTTCACCTGCAGCACTGTTCCCAAGGCCGTCCCGGAGCCTGTCGAGAGCCCGTACCAGCTGGCTTCCGAGCTGCTGGGCACCCCCGTGGCCGTCTGA
- a CDS encoding MerR family transcriptional regulator, with protein sequence MTADESLGRLDDDDYPAYTMGRAAEMLGTTPGFLRALGEARLITPLRSEGGHRRYSRYQLRIAARARELVDRGTPVEAACRIIILEDQLEEAQRINAEYRRTEGSSKPSAAS encoded by the coding sequence ATGACAGCAGACGAGTCGCTAGGCCGTCTCGACGACGACGACTACCCCGCGTACACGATGGGCCGGGCCGCCGAAATGCTGGGTACCACTCCCGGCTTCCTCCGGGCCCTCGGCGAAGCACGGCTGATCACACCGCTGCGCTCCGAGGGCGGACACCGCCGTTACTCCCGCTACCAACTGCGCATCGCCGCCCGCGCGCGTGAGCTCGTCGACCGGGGTACGCCGGTCGAGGCCGCATGCCGGATCATCATCCTCGAGGACCAGCTCGAGGAAGCTCAGCGCATCAACGCCGAATACCGCCGCACCGAGGGGTCGTCCAAACCGTCGGCTGCGTCCTGA
- a CDS encoding cold-shock protein, with product MATGTVKWFNAEKGFGFIAQDGGGPDVFAHYSAINSSGFRELQEGQAVTFDVVQGQKGPQAENITTA from the coding sequence GTGGCAACTGGAACTGTGAAGTGGTTCAACGCGGAGAAGGGCTTCGGCTTCATCGCCCAGGACGGCGGCGGTCCGGACGTCTTCGCGCACTACTCCGCAATCAACTCCTCGGGCTTTCGTGAGCTCCAGGAGGGCCAGGCCGTGACGTTCGACGTCGTCCAGGGCCAGAAGGGCCCCCAGGCGGAGAACATCACCACCGCCTGA